The segment GGATCGTGCTCTGCATGGTCCGGCTGTCCCGCTGATGCGGTTAGAGGCGGCTTTCTCGACACCGCCCCAACCCAATCTCCGGCTTTCGCCGCCGGAGCTACTTGATGACGTAAGGCAAAAGGCCCAGGAAGCGGGCACGCTTGATGGCCTTGGCGAGCTCGCGCTGGCGCTTGGCGGATACCGCGGTGATGCGGCTGGGCACGATCTTGCCGCGCTCGGAGACGAAGCGCTGCAGGAGCCGCACGTCCTTGTAGTCAATGATCGGCGCATTGGTGCCCGAGAACGGGC is part of the Rhodoligotrophos defluvii genome and harbors:
- the rpsR gene encoding 30S ribosomal protein S18 — its product is MSTQAQARRPFFRRRKTCPFSGTNAPIIDYKDVRLLQRFVSERGKIVPSRITAVSAKRQRELAKAIKRARFLGLLPYVIK